The Micropterus dolomieu isolate WLL.071019.BEF.003 ecotype Adirondacks linkage group LG14, ASM2129224v1, whole genome shotgun sequence DNA segment TTTAGCTAGGTAGCTGAATAAATACGTTTCTGAATCGTCCTCTGTTACATCTCAGTACGGGTGAGTGAGCGCAAGGCACACGCATTGATCAAGCTAGCAAATAGCTTGCTAGCTAACGATAGCTAGCTAGAACTGAATTAGCCTGCATTGGGCCGGGTTGTTGGGGTAGAAGAAATGATGCTTTCGCTTGGTTTCATGTCTGCCGTAGGAATGTTTGTGGTCGTATACACCGTTAACCACCAGTTTGGCTAGATGTCTTACAAGATATTGAAAGACGTTAGTGGAATTAGCTCCTGGTCCCATCGTATTGATGGCCAGTGATTTTGGTTATTGCAGATTGATGGCTTTCAATGGACAAAGATACTGACCGTTTGTATGAGTTATAGCTGCTCTGTAAAACACCAAAGCCAACGTGCCAACATCTCACATAATCCAGACAGGTAGAAATACTAACGTCGTATGGATATCTTTGTAATCCTGGGAAGAGACTTTAGAGAAAGTGGTTTGTTGAGCTTAAGCGATCATTATTCTGGTCAGTGTGTAGGAAAGTGTCTGCTAGAAGTAAGACTGTGGATAATAACCAACAAGTCGCTATTCATAACTAGCACAAAAGTTGTAAAAAGTCACTGTAAGGCCTGGGCAATGTATCTGCTCCTTCACCCAAACTTGGAGGATGTGACTTAACAAACTCTTGCCAGTGTTTGCCTCAAATATTTGCTCAGGTTGCTCAGTAAGAGCTCAAGAATTGTCTTGATTATCACGTATAATTCTTGTCACAAAGGAAAGTTATTTTCTGTCTATGTGGCAGTCTTGCGTGGCTTGTTTGGAATTATTATTGCTGATTCAGTGGAAATAAAGAGTGCCTAATAGTGCCTACTTCTGCTAAGattccttgttttttttggtgtgGAAGTCACTGAAGAACTGATATTGACAGTAAGGGAGAACTCcgttgcacttttttgtttgtgaattGTGATGTTCTTTTctccaggaaatgacacactTGAGTGTCCGTCGATGGGCGCCAAAACACGTCGCCAGGTGGCTGAAGGAAGAGGGCTTCTGTGACTATGTGGACCTGCTGTGCAACAAGCACCGACTGGATGGCACCAGTCTGCTGGCCCTGAGCGAGTATGACCTCCGCTCACCACCTCTGGAGCTCAAGGTGCTGGGGGACATCAAGCGCTTGATGGTGTCCATCCGcaaactgcaaaaacagaacaTCGACGTGTTGGAGGAGCTGGGTCTTCCCTTCGATGGCCATTCTCCTACGGGCTCCGGGGGCAGTTTGGACTGGCTGTGTAATGGAGACCCAGGCAGAGACTGTGATAGCACTGACACAGCACCAGTGGGAGAGGAGTATCATCAGTACACTAATGGGAAGTACAAGCAGCAGACGAGGCGCCTTGATCCAGAGTACTGGAAGACAGTGCTTAGCTCCATCtatgtggtgtttgtgtttggattCACATCCTTCGTCATGGTCATTGTGCATGAGAGGGTGCCTGACATGCGCACATACCCTCCACTGCCAGATATTTTTCTAGACAGGTGGGTGTGTGAAAGCTAAGACACTCTTGAGACTTATTTTTCTCACCTGGGGCAATGTTTAAccacataataaaaaaatctgtgaaatTCCTAAAGAAAGTGAgacaaacatatatttttatcaACTGTCAGAATATCACACCAGATGGTGGACATTATAATTGCCCTACTTCCTTGTGGCATGTTTCTATTATTGTCCTCTGATATTCCCGATGGGCTAGCTTAGGTTCAAAGGGATCTTtgagtgtatttttatttattaagtgaCCTACTTTGTAGTGTGACCCTTTGTTTATGGCTAgctttgagttttaaaacagAATGTCTTAAGTATATTGGGAAATCTGATTTCGGGGAAATGCCAGAATGTGTTTGGATAAAAGTTGTGTGTTTGGCAAGAGAGAACCAGTAGAAGCAAGTTACAGCTTTTGTGTCCATTTAGTGATTTTAGTGTCCATATTTTGcaatttaaaatcaatcatgACGTTTAAAACTTTGAACCTGAAatatttaaacctgcagtgtggAACTTTTGTCTTCCCCTTCTGACAGAGAGAGTAATTGCACAACACTGTCGACACGTGCTTATGACATAAAGGCTCTGCCATACTGAGTTGCTGCTATCGCTAGTGCGGTTCCCaccttcagctctggcaaatCATGGTTGTGTGGAAATGttgccacagacaccagatatAACGAGTTCGGTGCACTCcgaatacagagagatttacctggcagtgataggcttaatcagcatCGTGTGAACTCGTTTGACAAGGACTTTAATGTAACGGACGTTCATTTATATCTAAAAGTCCTGCACTCTAGCTTTTAACCCGAACAATGTCACAAGGATATTTTAGGGCTGAGATTTCATGATTGATTAATCCGTctattatttttgttcagtagattagtcaaaaaaaaaaaaaaactacagaaaattgcttgttttgtccaaccaaccgTTGAAAACTCCAAAGACACTCAATGTAGGATGATATAAAACGGATAAAAGCAGAAAGTCCCTGCATCTACAAGAAGTTGGACCAGAGAAATGGTGGTCAATTAACTTTTTATGGActcatttctctgtttctcttttcaaCAGTGTGCCTAGGATACCGTGGGCCTTTGCTATGGCTGAAGCATGCGGAGTGATCCTCTGTAATATCTGGTTGCTGGTTCTGCTGCTCCATAAACACAGGTAGAGTCCTGACAGTCTGGCACATCACTGCACTGTTGTCACTGTGCTGTCAGATACCTACACTTGTGTCCCTTAAATCGATACCATGGAAGTCCCGGGTTAACTCTGTTTGTCACTACTTGTAGGTCCATCCTTTTGCGCCGCATGTGCAGCCTCATGGGAACGGTGTTCATGCTGCGCTGTATCACCATGTTTGTCACCTCCCTGTCTGTGCCAGGACAGCACCTGCAATGCTCAGGAAAGGTAACACGATAATCAACTCTTAATCACAACATC contains these protein-coding regions:
- the LOC123982991 gene encoding sphingomyelin synthase-related protein 1-like; amino-acid sequence: MTHLSVRRWAPKHVARWLKEEGFCDYVDLLCNKHRLDGTSLLALSEYDLRSPPLELKVLGDIKRLMVSIRKLQKQNIDVLEELGLPFDGHSPTGSGGSLDWLCNGDPGRDCDSTDTAPVGEEYHQYTNGKYKQQTRRLDPEYWKTVLSSIYVVFVFGFTSFVMVIVHERVPDMRTYPPLPDIFLDSVPRIPWAFAMAEACGVILCNIWLLVLLLHKHRSILLRRMCSLMGTVFMLRCITMFVTSLSVPGQHLQCSGKIYGDMWAKLQRAVAIWSGFGMTLTGVHTCGDYMFSGHTVVITLLNFFVTEYTPRSWNFIHTLSWVLNLFGIFFILAAHEHYSIDVFIAFYITTRLFLYYHTLANTRAYQQSRRARIWFPMFSFFECNVNGPVPNEYCWPFSRPATMRRLIG